In a genomic window of Quercus lobata isolate SW786 chromosome 4, ValleyOak3.0 Primary Assembly, whole genome shotgun sequence:
- the LOC115984901 gene encoding endoglucanase 14-like, which translates to MAVESSLYQAELFEFASNYEGVYQSSITQAAKFYSSSGYEDELLWASVWHFLATSEESYIDAPKGSSGGTRSRFSWDDKYDLGAQVLVSKEALDQDIYGQFKFDGEQFICSCLKKGKKNVIKSLEGLLWFISYDLQYITTVTFIATTYFDYLTTYSATFDCPGGHYTAQ; encoded by the exons ATGGCGGTGGAGTCAAGCCTCTATCAGGCAGAA CTCTTTGAATTTGCAAGCAATTACGAAGGAGTGTACCAAAGCAGCATTACTCAAGCAGCGAAATTCTATAGTAGTAGCGGATATGAG GATGAATTGTTATGGGCTTCTGTGTGGCATTTTCTCGCCACCAGCGAGGAATCTTACATAGATGCTCCTAAAGGGTCCTCTGGTGGCACGAGATCCAGGTTTTCCTGGGATGACAAGTACGACCTTGGTGCACAGGTCCTAGTTTCAAAG GAGGCCTTAGATCAAGACATATATGGCCAATTCAAGTTTGATGGAGAGCAGTTCATATGCAGTTGCCTTAAAAAAGGCAAGAAAAATGTTATCAAGTCACTCGAGGGCTTGCTATGGTTTATATCATACGACCTTCAATACATAACCACTGTCACATTCATTGCAACAACATATTTTGATTATCTGACCACATACTCGGCTACGTTTGATTGTCCCGGTGGGCACTATACAGCCCAATGA